TTGTCTTCGTCTTCTTCTCGTCCTTTTAGAGGATTGTACTTCTTTATCTTTTTGTTCCGATTgcgtatttgaatttttatttaagtttgCTGACATATTACAATGTTGctgataaatttgtttattatgttCTAAACGTATCTGTCGAAAAACCTCGGTTACTGGATCATCCAATTTCCGTCTATTtgccattatttttatttaaaaaaaaatacttttccacCCAAGTACTCAAAGCACTGATAATTTTAGATAATACAAGATagttatgtatttttttacatataaacGCCACTAATTATTTACTTGTCAACAATGTCAGTTATGTACGCGTTCAACAGTACCATCACACATGTCACGATTTTTCTATGGATGTGGTAAAATGACTCAATATAACATATGAAATggaacatttaattttatattattgaaaaatatcgtGAATGtggtttttatatattaaaacgaTATTTCCGTAGTtgtcttcaaaaaaattatccataataTTTCGTTCCTTTAAATCGGGAATGGGAATAAAACCATAGAACTCTACGTTAGGTTACGTCgtaaaatatttgacatattaCAGGTTGTATTTAGACGTAAagcacaaataaaaattattctttgtatacgaataatcaattttcccatatttttcaCACATTACAATTTcccaataatattttgattgatatttttttattaagtcgTATTAATTATTTAAGGCATGCGCTTTATGATCATTACATCAGCTGTTCAATACAACAGTATGGTAGTTGTTTGTGTATAGTAATTGCAAGGTCAGTCTTTGTGCTACTATATATACttgtttcaaaacaaaaattaagctTTTTTCGTGTATAAATTCAAGTACTAATTTCTTAAACATAATAACGTGATTAAATCGAAAGTGATATCCCCATTTTGGACTCATGAATAGCACAAGTTCTTCAGACTCAAATGGACCCAAAACATTTTCTGTAAACTTTAACCAGGATGCCTCgtaagtatataaataatttacgttGTTTATACTAATTATGCAGCATAATTGAATCaacgtcaaaatattattttgcgTTTTTGCGTAAACATGGGTGCGTCATTttgtagtttaaaaaaaaaaacattatttttacgaGAAAGAGAATGTAATTTGCATGACCTTTATTAcaaatttagatataaaatgtTCACGGGATTATGTGACCgtgaataaaaattcaatattaagaaataggtacatgaaaatttgcTTTCAATGAGGTTTTTCAattgactttaaaaatactatagatttttaattatattccacgtatttaaatgaattaaagcCTGAAGATAAttgataaaactaaattatcATTGTGGGGTGATTTGAAAACAAAGCAAATATATATCTGCAAAGATATTAAGTATGTGtttgttgataataatatttatattacttttATACTCGTATAGcctaacaaactaaaaatgaaattaatcagcttattggtatattattaaaatcattcaaTTCAAATACATGTTATTAGAGTGAGTTATAAACAACCAGAAACAGGTACTGCTTTGTTTATGATTTATTGGTACCTCAAACAAATGGTAGAATTTCGtaaacaaaatttatctttaaaatgaaacatttcaaGCACCATTAGGCAAAAAATAATCACGTTTTTTGacatataatttgaattaatttatttgtttaaatgaagataattattttttttatttcctggTTAAAATCTTGTTTATGTTTAGGAAATTGTTTTATAGATAATGAAAATTACGGATCAAGAGTCGCAGTGGCATTATTAAATGTCTTATAAAATAaggtttaaatgatatttttcgaGGTTATGTTATGGTAAGTGATCGATTTCTGGgattttcgaaagaaaaataattgaaaatgtttacaTGCAACTCCAAATATCATAAAAACCATATTTAAAATGTAGCAATCAATTATATCCAAGGAAAATTCGTTCGTTGGGCTTAATAGTGAGGTAAGGTTGCAAAAACCAAGGAACTATCAGTTGGGACTTGTGTATTAATCGCAAATCTTCATAGTCTAAGCAAAAGTAACTGTACCATTGCTTCCTAAACGTACCGTGAAAGAAAAACACCCACCAGGAGCTATGGCGGTAGAAAACGTTAAGGGCGGcttcgaaaaaccacaaccacTGAAGATAAACGTGTTCTATTGATCAATGAACGTGATAGAAGAATCACTGGCCCAAATCAATGAATCTAGAaattgagtacttctacagtgaaaaggaaATTTAAGGATGGAAATGGAGAGACCTATTTTGAAACGCCAAAACAAAATGAAGGCCAAAGGACGCTTGAAGAGTTGAAGACAGTTTTATGAATCATAGTTTCTGATTGTTTGTGCATGTATGTAAGGAGAAATGTATGTCAGTTCCATGTGTAATAACGACTGTAAAACATGGCGGGTGCTCGGTACCTCCAACACACGTGATTTGAActcatcaaccgcttcttcaggtgtagaaaaacgttgaccttcTAATGCAGATTGGTTCGGTTTCTCAACTAACGCCATCGccactgtttccatattttcgttagttgttacagATACCGATCGTCTAGGAcgcggcgcgtcggcaacagagcccgtttttaagaatttccgGTACGTCCTCCACACTGCTGAACGATTTGGCCATGGATATTGTTGAAATTCTCGACATACTCGACACAATTGTCTGACGATTCAGTATTCTTGACAGCGTTGCCGGACTTATGGTGATTTCTgcatttgttataaaaatataaacatccAATTCGATGGTCCATAATCTCAAAACTAGTCTATAATATCATTGTacatataatttcaattctagATCGTTACAAGTTGGATGCAGGAATGGGTATCGGTTATACGAGTTGAGCTCGGTTGATTCCCTAGAACTCGTTTATAGCAATGGAGCTGAGGATAGTAATTTAGTTGAAAGACTCTTTTGTAGCAGTCTAGTTGCAGTGGTTTCTCTAACATCTCCAAGAAAATTGAAAGTGTGCCATTTCAAGAAAGGAACCGAAATTTGTAATTATTCCTATTCCAACACAATTTTATCCGTTAAACTTAATAGGTTAGTAACCCCTTCGGATCCAGATAAGACTCAGCGCAATCCCCATGGAAATTAGGTTTCGGCCAATGTTTATGAAACTGACGCGATGATAGTTTGAGGCAAGCTGATTGAAAGTCTCAATGGGTACAAAACCTTTCCAACTTGTCTCGAAACTATCCTTCATTGAAAGAAGGGAATTGGTTCGGGTCAATTCCTCTGAAACTCGGCGCAATGATAGTTTGAGGCAAGATGATTGAAAGTCTCAATGGGTACAAAACCTTCCCAACTCGTCGAAACTACCCTTCCTGGGAGGAAGGGAATTGGTTTTGGTCAATTCCTCAGAGACTTGGCACAATGATAGATCAAGACGCAGATTTTCCACACAAGTGAACCTTACAGTTGGTGTGTATCAATTAGGATTAGCTTCAGCATACGTccaagacaaaaaaaataacaagagaTGAAGAAGATCGTTTTCAATTTGACCAAAGACTATTTGAACTAAGATTGATATGTGACACACACCATTCAAGATTTTCAAGGGGGACAAAACATCAGCTGTGGATAGCTTATGCACCACAAGCAGAAGATGTAGATGTCGAAGATGAACGGATATCAAGTTAGTACTATACATATAGAGCTAGGGCAAAAACTGTTGGAGTTTGTACTCACGTAGCAGCCTGGGGTACCTGGGGTACGTTCGTCATCAAATCAACTTGACTTATCACTTATCCATCAACGATCCTTCTTAATTACATAGAAAACGCATGAATGCTTGAGACTGTTCAATCTTGCCTTGAGTGGCCGGGAATATTCAATCTTTCCTTAGTCTACTGGATTGTTCAATCTTGCCTTAAGTGGTTTTAGGCTGTTCAATTTTGCCTTAAGTCGTTTTAGACTGTTCAATCTTGACTTGAGTGGTTTTAGACTGTTCAATTTTGCCTTAATCGATTGATGAATGTTTATGAAGTTACTTATACAACTTATCTATCCCATTGACGACCCAGCGAGACTCATGAGCTTGTTTGAACTGTCATTGTGTATTAAAAATTGGCAGAAGGCCAATTTCCATGGGGATTGAGGGATGTCTTTTTGAATTTCACCGTGATTTTGTGTTATAGATCTCGTTTGATCGTTTGTCTAGAAGAAAGTTTGTATATACATGACATTAGGAATATGGGGGTGTTGCACACAATCAGAGATACACCGCCGAACCCATCGGGTTTGTGTGCGTTAAGTATTAACCACGAAAATTGTTACGTCGCTTATCCAGGTTCGTCGAGTATCGGGGAAGTACAAGTTTTCGATGCGGTTAATTTGGTAATTTGATTATTCCGATTTCGCTTTGGGGGATTATTACAGggtttgttgttatttttagcACGCGAAAACTATGATACACGCTCACGATAGTACCCTAGCAGCTCTGACGTTCAGTTCTAGCGGTACTCGCATAGCTACGGCTTCGGAAAAAGGAACGGTGATTAGAGTTTTTTCTGTAGTCGATGCTAGTAAATTGTACGAGTTCAGGAGAGGTATGAAACGCTGTGTTGCCATATCGTGTTTGGCGTTTAGCCTGTGCGGACAATTTTTAAGTTGTAGCAGCAATACGGAAACGGTTCACATATTCAAATTGGAAGATCCGCATAATAGGTAACATCGAAATcggcaaaaattatttttttgttgatatttttttatcgatttcagTCCGAGAAGGAGCGTCGAGGAGAGTAGTTGGATGGGTTATTTAACTAATTACCTTCCGACTCAAGTTACGGATGTTTTTACCCAAGGTAGAGCTTTCGCTACGGCTTACTTACCGTTTTGTGGGGTCAAAAATGCGATTGCTATTGCAACGTAAGTAAATTTAcgtataaatacaataaaaatagtgaaattttgaaaattatattcctACTAACCCTCGTATAacattttggaattttgaaaattatgtttttactgaccctcgtataatatttcttataaacCGTGAGCCAAATATAGAACATatcgaattattattaaattggtTCAAtaagaaatagtgaaatttttaaaattatgttttggtcgaccctcgtataaaatttgttatagaaaGTGAGACAAATTCAAATTTGGAACGCTCCGATTGATTATTGAATTGGTTTAAtaagaaagtgaaattttgaaaattatttcctaCTAACCTTCGTAACCATTTTGgaactttgaaaattatgtttttactGACCCTcatataatatttcttataaacCGTGAGCCAAATATAGAACATatcgaattattattaaattggtTCAAtaagaaatagtgaaattttgaaaattatgattttgtCGACCCTCGTATAACATTTGTTATA
This genomic interval from Diorhabda sublineata isolate icDioSubl1.1 chromosome 7, icDioSubl1.1, whole genome shotgun sequence contains the following:
- the LOC130446332 gene encoding WD repeat domain phosphoinositide-interacting protein 2 isoform X3, producing MNSTSSSDSNGPKTFSVNFNQDASSLQVGCRNGYRLYELSSVDSLELVYSNGAEDSNLVERLFCSSLVAVVSLTSPRKLKVCHFKKGTEICNYSYSNTILSVKLNRSRLIVCLEESLYIHDIRNMGVLHTIRDTPPNPSGLCALSINHENCYVAYPGSSSIGEVQVFDAVNLHAKTMIHAHDSTLAALTFSSSGTRIATASEKGTVIRVFSVVDASKLYEFRRGMKRCVAISCLAFSLCGQFLSCSSNTETVHIFKLEDPHNSPRRSVEESSWMGYLTNYLPTQVTDVFTQGRAFATAYLPFCGVKNAIAIATIQHQLRLLVATESGVLYIYNIDPNEPGDAVLYKEHRLDAVPENFDKTDKGRSSSPQNIEVESDKLREMAAAAESPPKGAFQFTDDQEYPPLTQISD
- the LOC130446332 gene encoding WD repeat domain phosphoinositide-interacting protein 2 isoform X1; translated protein: MNSTSSSDSNGPKTFSVNFNQDASSLQVGCRNGYRLYELSSVDSLELVYSNGAEDSNLVERLFCSSLVAVVSLTSPRKLKVCHFKKGTEICNYSYSNTILSVKLNRSRLIVCLEESLYIHDIRNMGVLHTIRDTPPNPSGLCALSINHENCYVAYPGSSSIGEVQVFDAVNLHAKTMIHAHDSTLAALTFSSSGTRIATASEKGTVIRVFSVVDASKLYEFRRGMKRCVAISCLAFSLCGQFLSCSSNTETVHIFKLEDPHNSPRRSVEESSWMGYLTNYLPTQVTDVFTQGRAFATAYLPFCGVKNAIAIATIQHQLRLLVATESGVLYIYNIDPNEPGDAVLYKEHRLDAVPENFDKTDKGRSSSPQNIEGILGSYAGIVKGNPPGQMSGTESDKLREMAAAAESPPKGAFQFTDDQEYPPLTQISD
- the LOC130446332 gene encoding WD repeat domain phosphoinositide-interacting protein 2 isoform X2 encodes the protein MNSTSSSDSNGPKTFSVNFNQDASSLQVGCRNGYRLYELSSVDSLELVYSNGAEDSNLVERLFCSSLVAVVSLTSPRKLKVCHFKKGTEICNYSYSNTILSVKLNRSRLIVCLEESLYIHDIRNMGVLHTIRDTPPNPSGLCALSINHENCYVAYPGSSSIGEVQVFDAVNLHAKTMIHAHDSTLAALTFSSSGTRIATASEKGTVIRVFSVVDASKLYEFRRGMKRCVAISCLAFSLCGQFLSCSSNTETVHIFKLEDPHNSPRRSVEESSWMGYLTNYLPTQVTDVFTQGRAFATAYLPFCGVKNAIAIATIQHQLRLLVATESGVLYIYNIDPNEPGDAVLYKEHRLDAVPENFDKTDKGRSSSPQNIEGILGSYAGIVKGNPPGQMSESDKLREMAAAAESPPKGAFQFTDDQEYPPLTQISD
- the LOC130446332 gene encoding WD repeat domain phosphoinositide-interacting protein 2 isoform X4, producing the protein MNSTSSSDSNGPKTFSVNFNQDASSLQVGCRNGYRLYELSSVDSLELVYSNGAEDSNLVERLFCSSLVAVVSLTSPRKLKVCHFKKGTEICNYSYSNTILSVKLNRSRLIVCLEESLYIHDIRNMGVLHTIRDTPPNPSGLCALSINHENCYVAYPGSSSIGEVQVFDAVNLHAKTMIHAHDSTLAALTFSSSGTRIATASEKGTVIRVFSVVDASKLYEFRRGMKRCVAISCLAFSLCGQFLSCSSNTETVHIFKLEDPHNSPRRSVEESSWMGYLTNYLPTQVTDVFTQGRAFATAYLPFCGVKNAIAIATIQHQLRLLVATESGVLYIYNIDPNEPGDAVLYKEHRLDAVPENFDKTDKGRSSSPQNIEESDKLREMAAAAESPPKGAFQFTDDQEYPPLTQISD